One window of Paludibacter propionicigenes WB4 genomic DNA carries:
- the mreD gene encoding rod shape-determining protein MreD gives MPIVLQNIIRFILLVLLQVLVLNNIQFLGYINPYLYILIILAFPVQMPRWLTLILAFGLGLIIDAFANTMGMHAFATVLVAFLRNGIIKLFTSIEEGNNPTPSFYSFGVSAYVKYVVLLVLIHHATLLMLEAFSFVNFGITLTKIILSTAVTVLMILGIQSLSKK, from the coding sequence ATGCCTATAGTACTTCAAAACATAATCAGATTCATACTTTTGGTGCTTCTTCAAGTGCTGGTACTGAATAATATTCAGTTCCTGGGGTACATCAATCCGTATTTATACATCCTCATTATACTGGCCTTTCCGGTTCAAATGCCTCGTTGGCTTACGCTCATACTGGCGTTTGGTTTAGGCTTAATTATCGATGCATTTGCCAACACCATGGGGATGCATGCTTTTGCCACTGTTCTGGTAGCTTTCCTCCGAAATGGAATTATAAAATTATTTACTTCCATCGAAGAAGGAAATAATCCGACACCTTCTTTCTATAGCTTTGGTGTGAGCGCTTACGTAAAATATGTGGTGTTATTGGTTTTAATACATCACGCCACCTTACTTATGCTCGAAGCTTTCTCTTTCGTAAATTTCGGAATCACTCTTACCAAAATTATACTAAGTACTGCTGTTACCGTATTAATGATTCTGGGGATTCAATCGCTTAGCAAAAAGTAA
- a CDS encoding VanZ family protein, producing MTSKYNPFQYWESLIIIAGILYLSFAPPSTFTGVPSFTYEDKLVHLLLYSGLTFILIFDFHKRNKHINIKSLSFLFTCIITPILLGGLVEILQPIYFAPRTAEWIDWFSDIAGTLLGLLSARVLKKYKIWF from the coding sequence ATGACCTCAAAATATAACCCGTTCCAGTATTGGGAATCCTTAATTATAATTGCCGGCATTTTGTATTTATCGTTTGCTCCTCCTTCAACATTTACCGGGGTACCTTCGTTCACTTACGAAGACAAACTTGTGCATCTTCTCCTTTATTCAGGACTGACTTTTATTCTGATTTTTGATTTTCATAAGCGAAATAAACATATAAATATTAAGTCATTGTCCTTTCTGTTTACTTGTATCATTACTCCTATTTTGTTGGGTGGATTGGTAGAAATTCTTCAACCGATTTATTTTGCACCCCGCACAGCCGAATGGATTGACTGGTTTAGTGACATTGCCGGAACATTGCTGGGGCTGTTAAGCGCACGAGTATTGAAAAAATATAAAATCTGGTTTTAA
- the upp gene encoding uracil phosphoribosyltransferase has protein sequence MRIINLSENNSVLKHYIKEIRSVKIQKDSMRFRRNMERIGEIMAYEMSKTMRYKPEDVKTPLGVAHTEVIDEKLVISTILRAGLPFHQGFLSYFDAAENAFVSAYRKYKDALKFDIFIEYIASPNLDGKTLIITDPMLATGGSMELAYGALLTKGKPAHIHIATVIASQQAIDYVASHFPEAKTTIWAAAIDPELNEHSYIIPGIGDAGDLAFGEKL, from the coding sequence ATGAGAATCATAAATCTATCGGAGAATAACTCCGTATTGAAACATTACATTAAAGAAATTCGGTCGGTAAAAATTCAGAAAGACTCCATGCGTTTCCGTCGCAATATGGAGCGCATTGGCGAGATAATGGCCTACGAGATGAGTAAAACCATGCGCTACAAACCTGAGGACGTGAAAACTCCGCTTGGCGTGGCTCATACCGAGGTGATTGACGAAAAACTGGTGATTTCTACCATCCTGCGTGCCGGCTTACCGTTTCATCAGGGCTTTCTGAGCTATTTTGATGCCGCTGAAAACGCTTTTGTTTCGGCTTACCGCAAGTATAAAGACGCGTTGAAGTTCGACATTTTTATCGAATACATAGCTTCGCCCAACCTGGATGGAAAAACGCTGATTATTACCGATCCTATGTTGGCTACAGGTGGTTCTATGGAGTTGGCTTATGGTGCATTGCTTACCAAAGGCAAACCGGCGCATATTCATATTGCCACGGTTATTGCAAGTCAGCAAGCTATCGATTATGTTGCGTCTCATTTCCCCGAAGCTAAGACTACCATTTGGGCAGCTGCCATCGATCCTGAACTCAACGAGCATTCGTATATCATCCCGGGTATCGGCGATGCCGGCGATTTGGCTTTTGGCGAGAAATTGTAA
- a CDS encoding M48 family metallopeptidase yields the protein MRKTIFFLLFAVIVTSCSTVLLTGRKQLLLVNDSEVLASSFQSYKQFIDSVPASKDKVNTALVKKVGGKISKVVEEYLKANGMAADAATYAWEFNLVKDTTMNAFCMPGGKVVVFEGILPVTKNEVGLAVVLGHEIAHAIAKHSNERMSQQMLVQYGASLTDLLTSKKSDITRSTIGTIYGIGSQYGVMLPYSRKHEYEADKLGLIFLAMAGYDPNEAINFWGRMADKAGNKPIEFMSTHPSDENRIAQLKAYLPEAMKYYKK from the coding sequence ATGAGAAAAACAATCTTTTTCCTTTTATTTGCAGTTATTGTAACATCTTGTTCTACAGTACTGCTTACCGGACGTAAACAGCTGTTGCTGGTAAACGATTCTGAAGTTTTGGCATCCAGTTTCCAGAGTTACAAACAGTTTATCGATTCGGTTCCGGCTTCTAAAGACAAAGTAAACACCGCTCTGGTAAAAAAAGTCGGAGGTAAAATTTCGAAAGTAGTAGAAGAATATCTAAAGGCCAATGGTATGGCGGCCGATGCAGCGACTTATGCCTGGGAATTTAATCTGGTAAAAGACACCACTATGAATGCATTTTGTATGCCGGGTGGAAAAGTAGTGGTATTCGAAGGTATACTTCCTGTTACTAAAAACGAAGTAGGATTGGCTGTGGTGTTGGGTCACGAAATTGCACACGCAATAGCGAAACACAGCAACGAGCGTATGAGTCAACAAATGTTGGTACAATACGGAGCTTCATTGACTGATCTGCTTACGTCGAAAAAGTCGGATATAACCCGCTCAACGATTGGCACCATTTACGGTATCGGTTCTCAATATGGTGTTATGTTGCCATACTCACGTAAACACGAGTACGAAGCGGATAAATTAGGTTTGATATTTCTGGCCATGGCGGGATATGACCCTAACGAAGCAATAAACTTCTGGGGCAGAATGGCTGATAAAGCGGGGAACAAACCCATAGAGTTTATGAGTACGCACCCATCGGACGAAAACCGGATTGCACAGCTAAAAGCATATTTGCCTGAAGCAATGAAGTATTATAAGAAATAA
- a CDS encoding rod shape-determining protein: MGLFSFTQEIAIDLGTANTIIIHNDKIVVDEPSVVALDKRTDKLIAIGEKARQMQGKENEGIRTVRPLRDGVIADFYAAELMIRGMIKMIPTKNHLFSPTLKMVVCIPSGSTEVEIRAVRDSSEHAGGREVYMIYEPMAAAIGIGIDVEAPNGCMIVDIGGGTTEIAVISLGGIVSNKSIRIAGDDLTLDIVEYMGRMHNIKVGERTAELIKINVGAALTDLEDAPEDYIVHGPNRMTALPMQVPVSYQEIAHCLEKSISKIEAAILSALEQTPPELYADIVQKGIYLAGGGALLRGLDKRLTDKLNIQFHIADDPLRAVARGTGIALKNVDKFSFLIR, encoded by the coding sequence ATGGGACTATTTTCATTTACACAAGAAATAGCTATTGACTTAGGTACCGCCAATACGATTATCATCCACAATGACAAAATTGTAGTTGATGAACCATCGGTAGTAGCTTTGGACAAACGCACTGACAAACTGATTGCGATTGGAGAGAAAGCTCGTCAGATGCAAGGAAAAGAAAATGAAGGAATTCGTACCGTTCGCCCTTTGCGCGATGGTGTAATTGCTGACTTCTACGCTGCCGAATTAATGATTCGCGGTATGATAAAAATGATTCCAACCAAAAATCACCTCTTCTCTCCTACCCTGAAAATGGTGGTTTGTATTCCTTCAGGTAGTACCGAAGTAGAAATTCGTGCGGTACGTGACTCGAGTGAACATGCAGGCGGACGCGAAGTGTACATGATTTACGAACCTATGGCTGCGGCTATCGGTATTGGGATTGATGTGGAAGCTCCCAACGGTTGTATGATTGTTGATATAGGTGGTGGTACTACCGAAATTGCGGTTATCTCCTTGGGCGGTATTGTTTCTAACAAATCGATCCGCATCGCCGGTGATGATCTCACACTCGACATTGTTGAATACATGGGACGTATGCACAATATCAAAGTGGGCGAACGCACTGCTGAACTAATCAAAATAAACGTGGGTGCAGCTCTTACCGATCTGGAAGATGCCCCTGAAGATTATATCGTTCACGGACCAAACCGTATGACGGCTCTGCCAATGCAGGTTCCGGTTTCGTACCAGGAAATTGCTCATTGTCTTGAAAAATCCATTTCAAAAATAGAAGCGGCTATCCTAAGTGCATTGGAACAAACTCCTCCTGAATTATATGCAGATATTGTTCAAAAAGGAATTTACCTTGCCGGAGGTGGTGCATTGCTGCGCGGATTAGACAAACGTTTGACCGATAAGCTGAATATCCAGTTCCATATTGCTGACGATCCATTGCGCGCAGTAGCTCGCGGAACAGGTATCGCGTTGAAAAACGTAGATAAATTCTCGTTCCTGATTCGATAA
- the mreC gene encoding rod shape-determining protein MreC, which yields MKNLINFLIQYSVVFLFLFLEVISFTLVVKNQDYQKSVFLSSSNSVVSGMYEWSNSVVEFFKLRAANDNLSEENTALKNQIINLENKLSTQKKETPDSVHFRIPPEMEYQFIAAKVINCSTNKLLNYITLNKGAVDGIKPDMGVISDEGVVGIIKTVSNRFSVVIPILNNKLEISCKFKRNNYSGPLKWSGEDYRFANLNDIARHVELALGDTLVTSGFTNNFPVGVPVGYIEDFKIKESDAYYRIKVKLAVNFRTLSHVKVINYLNYKEQTDLEKKAEE from the coding sequence ATGAAGAATCTTATCAATTTTTTGATTCAATATAGCGTTGTGTTTTTATTTCTATTCTTAGAAGTAATTTCCTTCACATTGGTTGTGAAAAATCAGGATTATCAAAAAAGCGTGTTTCTTTCATCGAGCAACTCGGTAGTTTCGGGCATGTACGAATGGAGTAACTCCGTTGTAGAATTCTTTAAACTCCGTGCTGCCAACGATAACCTTTCCGAAGAAAACACCGCGTTGAAAAACCAGATTATCAACCTGGAAAATAAACTGTCAACACAGAAAAAAGAAACACCGGACTCCGTACATTTTCGCATTCCACCCGAAATGGAATATCAGTTTATTGCCGCCAAAGTAATAAACTGCTCTACCAACAAACTACTTAATTACATTACGCTAAACAAAGGTGCCGTTGATGGAATTAAACCAGATATGGGCGTTATCAGCGACGAAGGTGTAGTGGGAATCATAAAAACAGTTTCCAATCGTTTTTCGGTAGTCATTCCTATTCTGAATAATAAACTGGAAATAAGCTGCAAATTTAAACGCAACAATTATAGCGGGCCGCTTAAATGGTCGGGCGAAGATTATCGTTTTGCCAATTTGAATGACATTGCACGCCACGTGGAGCTGGCGCTCGGGGACACACTTGTTACCAGTGGTTTTACAAACAATTTTCCGGTTGGAGTTCCCGTTGGATATATAGAGGACTTTAAAATAAAGGAAAGTGATGCCTATTACAGAATAAAAGTTAAGCTGGCTGTGAACTTCCGAACGCTATCGCATGTAAAGGTCATCAATTACCTGAATTATAAAGAGCAAACTGATTTGGAAAAGAAAGCAGAAGAATAA
- the purH gene encoding bifunctional phosphoribosylaminoimidazolecarboxamide formyltransferase/IMP cyclohydrolase, giving the protein MEKKRIKRALVSVYHKDNLDVIIKKLHAEGVEFVSTGGTQSFIESLDIPCSAVEDLTGYPSILGGRVKTLHPKVFGGILNRRDNELDKAQIAEYEIPEIDLVIVDLYPFEATVAAGADEPTTIEKIDIGGISLIRAAAKNYNDVVIVASQEQYEPLFDLISSNGAETTLEERRWFAKEAFGVSSHYDSAIFNYFDGQDKSGFRMSENNAKILRYGENPHQGGIFFGKFEDMFEQLQGREISYNNLLDIDAAVNLINDFDDITFAILKHNNACGIASRPVLVDAWNAALAGDPVSAFGGVLITNAIIDKTTAEEMNKIFFEVVIAPDYDLEAIEILSQKKNRIILIIKEAKIKSKQFRSLLNGVLLQDKDTHIETPEDLKVVTTKAPTAGEIEDLLFANKIVKHTKSNAIVFAKNKQMFASGVGQTSRVDALKQAVDKAAAFDFDLKGAVMASDAFFPFPDCVELAAEAGITAVIQPGGSINDKLSIAKCDETGLAMVTTGFRHFKH; this is encoded by the coding sequence ATGGAGAAAAAGCGAATTAAAAGAGCCTTAGTGTCTGTTTATCACAAAGATAATTTGGACGTAATCATAAAAAAACTACATGCCGAAGGTGTTGAATTTGTTTCAACAGGCGGTACCCAATCATTTATCGAATCACTCGATATTCCATGTAGTGCTGTTGAGGACCTCACGGGCTATCCTTCGATTTTGGGCGGAAGAGTAAAAACATTACATCCAAAAGTTTTCGGCGGCATTCTGAACCGTCGTGATAACGAACTCGACAAAGCGCAAATCGCCGAATATGAAATTCCTGAAATTGACTTAGTAATTGTAGATTTATATCCTTTCGAAGCTACTGTAGCTGCAGGAGCCGACGAACCAACCACCATAGAAAAAATTGATATCGGTGGTATTTCATTGATTCGTGCCGCAGCCAAAAACTACAACGATGTGGTTATCGTAGCTTCGCAAGAACAATATGAGCCTTTGTTCGATCTTATTTCGTCCAACGGTGCAGAAACCACACTTGAAGAACGTCGCTGGTTTGCCAAAGAAGCTTTCGGAGTTTCTTCGCACTACGATTCGGCTATTTTCAACTATTTTGATGGACAAGACAAAAGCGGTTTCCGCATGAGCGAAAACAATGCTAAAATACTTCGCTACGGCGAGAATCCTCATCAGGGCGGTATTTTCTTTGGCAAGTTCGAAGATATGTTCGAACAACTTCAGGGAAGAGAAATTTCCTACAACAACCTGCTCGACATTGATGCTGCTGTAAATTTAATCAACGATTTCGACGATATTACTTTTGCCATTCTTAAACATAACAATGCTTGCGGTATTGCTTCGCGTCCGGTTTTGGTTGATGCATGGAATGCAGCTTTGGCCGGCGATCCTGTTTCGGCTTTTGGTGGTGTACTGATTACCAACGCCATTATCGATAAAACTACAGCAGAGGAGATGAACAAAATCTTCTTCGAAGTAGTTATTGCACCAGACTACGACCTGGAAGCTATTGAAATTTTAAGCCAAAAAAAGAACAGAATCATTTTGATTATAAAAGAGGCTAAAATAAAAAGTAAACAATTCCGTTCGTTGCTTAACGGCGTGCTGTTGCAAGACAAAGATACACACATAGAAACTCCCGAAGACCTGAAAGTAGTAACTACGAAAGCTCCTACTGCCGGGGAAATTGAGGATTTGCTTTTTGCCAATAAAATTGTAAAACACACCAAATCAAATGCTATCGTATTTGCCAAAAACAAACAAATGTTTGCCAGCGGTGTGGGTCAGACATCACGCGTTGATGCGCTGAAACAAGCTGTAGATAAAGCTGCGGCTTTCGATTTTGATTTAAAAGGAGCGGTTATGGCTTCGGATGCATTCTTCCCATTCCCCGACTGTGTGGAACTGGCAGCAGAAGCAGGCATTACTGCCGTTATCCAGCCCGGTGGCTCTATTAACGACAAGCTCTCGATAGCCAAGTGCGACGAAACAGGATTGGCTATGGTAACAACCGGATTCCGCCACTTTAAACATTAA
- the dprA gene encoding DNA-processing protein DprA: protein MVDETLKYKIGITLIKGIGNNLAKNLIAYVGSAEGVFSEKKQHLAKIPGIGETLSSEIVSQNVLARAEQEIEFIEKNKIQPFYFTDRDYPFRLKECADSPIMIYTKGNCDLNAGKFVGIVGTRNATETGKENCKQLIADLAAAQPNTIIVSGLAYGVDICAHKAALDYNLPTIGVVGHGLDRIYPAAHRPTAVKMLQDGALLTEYLSQTNPDRQNFVQRNRIIAGLCDATVVIESAIKGGALITAEAANDYNRDVFTFPGRVTDEWSAGCNALIKNNKASLIESADDLLRFMNWEKQNVSASSSIQTALFLELSDEEQTVVSVLRQHTDGLQLNELSILLEKPVSRISSMLLEMEFKGVVKCLPGNLYKIIK from the coding sequence ATGGTTGACGAAACGCTGAAATACAAAATCGGTATCACCCTGATAAAAGGCATTGGTAACAACCTGGCCAAAAACCTCATTGCGTATGTTGGCAGTGCGGAGGGAGTTTTCAGCGAGAAAAAACAGCATCTGGCCAAAATTCCCGGAATAGGCGAAACGCTCTCTTCAGAAATTGTATCGCAAAACGTTTTAGCTCGTGCCGAACAGGAAATTGAATTTATAGAGAAAAACAAAATTCAGCCTTTTTATTTTACTGATCGCGATTATCCTTTCCGACTAAAAGAATGCGCCGATTCGCCCATCATGATTTACACCAAAGGCAATTGTGATTTGAATGCAGGCAAATTTGTTGGCATAGTTGGCACCCGCAACGCCACCGAAACCGGGAAAGAAAACTGCAAACAATTAATAGCCGACCTGGCCGCAGCACAACCCAATACAATTATTGTAAGCGGACTGGCTTACGGCGTGGATATTTGTGCACACAAAGCAGCACTCGATTATAATTTACCAACCATCGGTGTGGTGGGTCACGGATTGGACAGAATCTATCCTGCGGCTCATCGACCTACGGCAGTAAAAATGCTGCAAGACGGTGCCTTACTCACAGAATATCTGAGCCAGACAAATCCTGATCGGCAAAATTTTGTACAACGAAACCGAATCATTGCCGGACTTTGCGACGCCACGGTGGTAATTGAATCGGCGATTAAAGGTGGCGCACTCATTACTGCCGAAGCGGCTAATGATTATAACCGCGACGTGTTTACTTTCCCCGGAAGAGTGACGGACGAATGGTCGGCCGGATGCAATGCTTTGATTAAAAATAATAAAGCTTCGCTCATCGAATCGGCCGACGATTTATTACGTTTTATGAATTGGGAAAAACAAAATGTGTCTGCGAGTTCTTCTATCCAAACTGCTTTGTTTTTGGAACTTTCGGACGAAGAACAAACAGTGGTAAGCGTATTACGACAACATACCGACGGCCTGCAACTCAACGAGCTTTCTATTTTGCTGGAAAAACCTGTCAGCCGGATTTCGTCCATGTTACTCGAAATGGAGTTCAAAGGAGTGGTGAAATGTTTGCCGGGGAACTTGTATAAGATTATAAAATAG
- a CDS encoding DUF4268 domain-containing protein, which translates to MYSKEELKQLKKEFWEGFGTYCSHIPALKRRKSKFMLYNTKMKGVEMKFDATREGAFVILEINLHNPKDRLEKYEQFEQYKTIMEKQFPDGLIWDFAYVREAGNEVCRIYTTKTGIDIHRRIQWMEFYEFMATEMLKLEKAFKTVKEAIE; encoded by the coding sequence ATGTATAGCAAAGAAGAATTAAAACAACTGAAAAAAGAATTTTGGGAAGGATTTGGGACGTATTGCAGCCACATTCCGGCATTGAAGCGACGCAAAAGCAAATTCATGCTTTATAATACCAAGATGAAAGGCGTAGAAATGAAGTTCGACGCTACGCGCGAAGGCGCTTTCGTAATACTGGAAATAAACCTCCACAACCCCAAAGACAGACTAGAGAAATACGAACAGTTTGAACAATACAAAACCATTATGGAAAAGCAGTTTCCCGATGGCTTAATTTGGGATTTTGCTTACGTTCGCGAAGCCGGAAATGAAGTATGCAGAATTTACACCACGAAAACCGGAATAGACATTCACCGCCGCATCCAATGGATGGAATTTTACGAGTTTATGGCTACTGAAATGCTCAAACTGGAAAAAGCCTTTAAAACTGTAAAAGAGGCGATTGAGTAA